The window ttatatattattagttctttacgcttttaattaataaattaattatttaaggatAGTTAAgcagcttataaaatcctatagatttaataaaggcacCTGTTATTACATTTATTCTTCTACACTagattaatctataggtttaataaGGTCTtagaagttatttattttaatattacctataggtttaataattatttaaacaagagttattaatatataataaactatatactaaatagttagtatagggtaaattcttaaaggataaacctaaaataagttctttaggtttatattagcaaatagattaaaaagcctaagggtaataatattataataataattactagtagggattaaaagtgctttttaatttatagtataaaactatattaataactagctatttaagttatttaaataagtgtagagaagtaaacttatatattcagTTAGCTGGATGTCCTTAATGTATTTAAtggttaagtttattaagttatgcTTAATAGACTTgataatagattttattaagtagcttttaATTGGTTAatggattatagttaatccaTTctggcctaccctgtaggcccattgttgcaACCATAAGTGTTGGGTCGTaacaaatatattaatatttaatattattaaattaaaaaaagaattaaaaataaaaaaattaaattactatatatttttttaattaataaaattataaataaaataattaaactactgCTAGCTAAggtattctttaagtttaaaaaaataattaaagttaaatagctataatttaataagttaaaaaacttcCTAGCTTAAGTAAAAGACTAAAACCTTAAAATTAACCTACcttatatctttattattaacctaccctatattctttttttatctttatcttaaccttttaattattaaaggctataataaaatataaattaaaaaaaaatataagaggcctatttatattattaacctaTAGCTAGCTTAAGTAGAAgtgttaaataaaaaagcgcTAGTCTAATCTTActatataggttatatagattttatatatataagaggtCCTGTCTCCTGACTTCTCccctatataaaataagaccttttaatataattaattcaACCTCTATTGTTTATCTTTCCTATTGACAAATTTCACACACCAATGAAAACCTTTTCCAGTCTCCCCTTGGAGCTCCGAACACAAATTTGGCTGTTGACAGTTGAACCACGCCGGACCGTCGAGGTTCGCTTCAAATATACCTTGGTTTTTGATGAGAGCGACGGAAGAGACTTCTTTGAAGCCATATGGGATGCCCCGCCTGAGCTGGTATATACGACCTCGCCTACACCGGTACCAGCCGCGCTCCATACTTGCCGCGAAGCCCGCAATAGCATTGCTCGGAAATACGAGCGCGCCTTTACTGGCGGCACTGAGCCTCGGTATGTCTGGGTGAACTTTGATTTGGACATCATTTCTATTGACAAGTCTCGCTTCACCTGGATGAAGCCCGAGGCACCGCGTATTCGTTGGCTTAAATTCGCACGTGAGATAGACGAACACTACGTTTATGAGGAGCAATTTGAATTGCACATGTTTTGCGACATAGAGGAACTCACGGTTGTCAGACTTGGAGGCGAGATGCAAAGGTGGCATCAGGAAATTATCTCCTGGCCATGTCCGACAGATAGGGTGTGGTTTATTAACGCAAAGACGGATGAAAAAATAACCTGGGCTGAAAGCCAACGGAGATGCGATAAACAACTGAAAAAGGTTGCAATTAAGAATCAAATAAGAGGAAGTGAATGAAAATATAGAAGTTTCTGAAggcataaatataaattaaaaaagacagaatgtatgttttttttaaaaataaagaaaatatagggTAGTTATCTAAAGGCTATGAATCGATGAATAGTACAGTCggtaaaagtaaatatttctatttttaagGAAGGATTGCCAATCCAACTTATCGACACAAGTTTCGCCCAGTGACTACCTCTTTGAACTTTTTCATCATGTTGCGATGAGTAGTCGCGGAAGGATCATTGAAAATGTACGTCCGTACCCATTGTCTGAGCTTGTTTTCTGCATCTTCTATGCCGTGCTCCACGGCCAGATTTGTGGTTTCGGGCCAATTAACCTCTTTCCACTCCTTCTTCGCTGGATCTGTCTCGTCAGGGTCGGGATTGGGACCTAAATCTTCGGCTTTGATGGTGACATTCTCATCCAGCTCCAACTGCATTGCTGCGTCATACATTCGCTTCCCAGTATCCCCCCTTCTCGCTCTGATTATCTCGTCAACCGCGTTGTCAAACACAGTAAAAGCTGGCCTGTTTTCTATCTTTGCAACTGCGGTCAAAGCCTGCCATCTACTGTCCACCCTTCTGCCCAATTCTTTGACTGCCGCTCCGTAACCATTGCCTCCACCTTTCATAACCCTGTAGGGAGCAATATCAACGATGTCTTCGTTGGCGGCTCTGTGTGCTTTCAGACAATTTAATGCCGTCTCTTTGACATCCAGCTTAGGCTTGGCCCCCGGCTTAGCCTTGGGGTCGTCCTCGTATACGGGCCATTGCTGGGGATTGGGTGTGTCCGGATGGATTTGCTTCATAAATTGCTCGAAAGTGCACCTTCCCCCTTCAAGATCTCCGTTACATGCCCTCCATTGGCCTGCCTTGCAAATATTCCTCTGTGAGATCCATTTGAGGCACCAGTAACCTATGGATTGCCCTGTGGGCAACAATCCATCGATCTCGTATGCCTGGAAAAACATAACTCGCTCTAAGCATCCCGCGTATCCTCCAGCCCAGGCGATGGCCGAGAGGTGGGCGATGGCGAGAAAGAGCAAGATCCGCATTGCAACTGTAATAGTGGCCTGACCTTGGCTGGCAGAaatccagcagatggccaaCAAAAACGGGGGGTAAGCGAATGTGAATGATGTTGGGAAGTTGCTTGTGTAAAATCATGCAAAAGGAAGAGTTGGGAAATAAATGATACCGTTTATACTCTCGTCGGGTCCTTGCTTGTATTTTCGC is drawn from Trichoderma asperellum chromosome 4, complete sequence and contains these coding sequences:
- a CDS encoding uncharacterized protein (SECRETED:SignalP(1-18)~EggNog:ENOG41), with the protein product MRILLFLAIAHLSAIAWAGGYAGCLERVMFFQAYEIDGLLPTGQSIGYWCLKWISQRNICKAGQWRACNGDLEGGRCTFEQFMKQIHPDTPNPQQWPVYEDDPKAKPGAKPKLDVKETALNCLKAHRAANEDIVDIAPYRVMKGGGNGYGAAVKELGRRVDSRWQALTAVAKIENRPAFTVFDNAVDEIIRARRGDTGKRMYDAAMQLELDENVTIKAEDLGPNPDPDETDPAKKEWKEVNWPETTNLAVEHGIEDAENKLRQWVRTYIFNDPSATTHRNMMKKFKEVVTGRNLCR
- a CDS encoding uncharacterized protein (EggNog:ENOG41) gives rise to the protein MKTFSSLPLELRTQIWLLTVEPRRTVEVRFKYTLVFDESDGRDFFEAIWDAPPELVYTTSPTPVPAALHTCREARNSIARKYERAFTGGTEPRYVWVNFDLDIISIDKSRFTWMKPEAPRIRWLKFAREIDEHYTWRRDAKVASGNYLLAMSDR